In the genome of Syntrophomonadaceae bacterium, the window CTAGCTACAGTATTCTCATTCCACCTGCCGGCCCTGCGGGCCGCCTCCTGCAAAACAAACTCAATTTGGGCATTTACGCTGCGCAATTCATCCGCTGCCCACTTTTCCAATACCTGATATAATTGAGGGTTTACACGCAAAAGGAACTGTTTTTTGGTTGCCATCACTTTATTCGCCGTTAATACAAGCTGCCGGTGTTAATTACCGGTTGGGCTGAGCGTTCAGAAACAATAGCTACCAACAGATTATTGACCATGGTTGCCCGGCGCTCCTCATCCAACTCTACGATTCCATCCCGCTGCAAATGTGCCAGGGCCAGCTGCACCATGCCCACGGCCCCCTCCACAATTTTTTTCCTGGCGGCAATAATCGCCGTGGCTTGCTGTCGTTGCAGCATGGCGCTAGCTATTTCCGTAGCATAGGCCAGATGGGTGAGGCGGGCCTCTAAAACCTGAACACCTGCCACCGCCAGGCGGTTTTGCAGCTCTAAAGCCAGTTCCTTGGCCACTTCCTCTACATTACCCCGCAGGGAGTAAGCAGTATCATCATCAAAGGTGTCATAAGGATATTTTGTCGCTACGTAGCGAAGAGCTGCCTCGCTTTGTATTTCAACAAAGGCTTCATATTCGTTGACATCAAAAAGAGCCCTGGCGGAATCGACGACCATGAATACCACCACTGCGCCGATCTCAATGGGATTTCCTTCAATATCATTAACTTTTAAGGTTTTACTGTTAA includes:
- a CDS encoding SPFH domain-containing protein, which codes for MTETKAWRLSGYVPVLALLALAGGGLYFLIRSIIDVAVLQIIFSTIILVITGIISSGLTIVHPNEAKAVVFFGSYAGSIRDSGLWLTLPLSTRQKVSLRIQNFNSKTLKVNDIEGNPIEIGAVVVFMVVDSARALFDVNEYEAFVEIQSEAALRYVATKYPYDTFDDDTAYSLRGNVEEVAKELALELQNRLAVAGVQVLEARLTHLAYATEIASAMLQRQQATAIIAARKKIVEGAVGMVQLALAHLQRDGIVELDEERRATMVNNLLVAIVSERSAQPVINTGSLY